The Gloeobacter morelensis MG652769 genome contains the following window.
GCCGCCGCTCACCGACGCGGAGATAGCCAAGCAAATCCAGTACATGCTCGACAAAGGCTATATTCCCTGCGTCGAATTCAATGAGACGAGCGAGCCCACGATGGTCTACTGGACGATGTGGAAACTGCCGCTGTTTTCGGTGCGCTCTCCCCAGGAAGTGCTCAGCGAAGTGAACGCCTGCCGCTCGTCCTACCCCGGCTGCTTCATCCGGGTGATCGGCTTCGACAACATCCGCCAGTGCCAGACGATGAGCTTCATCG
Protein-coding sequences here:
- a CDS encoding ribulose bisphosphate carboxylase small subunit; amino-acid sequence: MQTLPKKKFYETMSYLPPLTDAEIAKQIQYMLDKGYIPCVEFNETSEPTMVYWTMWKLPLFSVRSPQEVLSEVNACRSSYPGCFIRVIGFDNIRQCQTMSFIVYKP